From Candidatus Brocadiaceae bacterium, the proteins below share one genomic window:
- a CDS encoding hydroxylamine oxidoreductase → MVDRMKCTVFLFVLFSCAVVGFQSGEADAEEQKGSAEQKIEKMEAQSEAMEAKQAEKVKQLLETLNKDEESITADTAQPEKPVAVVETQKKEETTSPAKDKKTIQQIISELTGAKIGPDNSGDLYHAGLTATYTPPENILPGEGKFGKLFGFLPLIRWYDPDHYYTPNLAVSGEFTHEECLMCHTIQTPGIVAQWKKSKHARSEKGVVGCDKCHGNNHQQLYMPSWKHCGECHPEQKGGHRAGKLASHTYAFHVSTIEASWQISKPAAEVTACATCHGIAENRCDGCHTRHDFSVAEARKPNNCGICHMGLDHYEYEMYKESYHGMIYESEQHNWDWTKPMKPENYKTPTCAYCHMKDGEHNAQKASTINSHMGTGLVDRGAPKHEESRKNWINTCKGCHSPRFAADQLEAMDEAVKVSFTKWREAMKIVVDLYNDGLLDPMPKDLAPDYAGHYTFSLLGGEGRMFNVSDIERTSFEMLVYITNAVYKAMAHGAMYGATYGKGAFLQDRWLIKIKAEASRLRRIKAIEEKVGIEHKAYDFWKHGEYTDLLLGWKRKPGDVDESACMHEGEKCLGE, encoded by the coding sequence ATGGTGGATAGAATGAAATGTACCGTATTTTTATTTGTTCTGTTTAGTTGTGCCGTAGTTGGCTTCCAGTCTGGAGAGGCTGATGCTGAAGAGCAAAAAGGCAGTGCTGAGCAAAAGATTGAAAAGATGGAGGCGCAATCTGAGGCCATGGAGGCAAAACAGGCCGAAAAGGTTAAACAGTTGCTTGAAACGCTCAATAAAGACGAAGAGTCTATAACAGCAGACACTGCTCAACCTGAAAAGCCTGTGGCTGTTGTTGAAACACAAAAAAAAGAAGAAACGACTTCACCAGCGAAAGACAAAAAAACTATTCAGCAAATTATTTCGGAACTAACAGGGGCAAAGATAGGGCCGGATAATTCTGGAGATCTTTATCACGCCGGATTAACGGCAACCTATACTCCTCCTGAGAATATATTGCCAGGAGAAGGGAAATTTGGAAAACTGTTTGGCTTTTTGCCTCTTATCCGGTGGTATGACCCTGACCATTATTATACACCGAATCTGGCAGTTTCCGGAGAATTTACACATGAGGAATGTCTCATGTGTCATACGATACAGACACCTGGCATCGTGGCTCAGTGGAAAAAGAGTAAGCATGCTCGTTCGGAAAAAGGCGTTGTCGGATGTGATAAATGTCATGGCAATAACCACCAGCAGTTGTATATGCCCTCCTGGAAGCATTGTGGCGAATGTCATCCTGAACAAAAGGGTGGTCATCGGGCAGGAAAACTTGCCTCTCATACCTATGCCTTTCATGTGAGCACCATAGAGGCGTCATGGCAGATATCAAAGCCGGCGGCAGAGGTCACTGCCTGTGCCACATGTCATGGCATTGCTGAGAACCGTTGTGACGGATGCCATACAAGGCACGATTTTTCTGTCGCAGAGGCAAGAAAACCAAACAATTGTGGTATTTGTCATATGGGGCTGGATCATTATGAGTACGAGATGTATAAGGAGTCATATCATGGAATGATTTATGAATCTGAACAGCATAATTGGGACTGGACAAAACCCATGAAACCGGAGAATTATAAAACCCCCACCTGTGCGTATTGCCACATGAAAGATGGTGAGCATAACGCACAAAAAGCTTCAACTATTAACAGTCATATGGGGACCGGACTTGTAGATCGCGGTGCGCCAAAGCATGAGGAATCCAGGAAGAATTGGATTAATACCTGTAAGGGTTGTCACTCGCCGAGATTCGCTGCAGATCAGTTAGAAGCCATGGACGAAGCGGTAAAGGTGAGCTTTACGAAATGGCGTGAGGCGATGAAAATTGTCGTTGATTTATACAATGATGGGTTGCTTGATCCGATGCCGAAGGACCTGGCTCCTGATTATGCGGGCCATTATACCTTTAGCTTGCTTGGTGGTGAGGGGAGAATGTTCAATGTTTCCGATATAGAACGCACCTCTTTCGAGATGCTGGTATATATAACCAATGCCGTGTATAAGGCGATGGCCCATGGAGCAATGTACGGCGCTACCTATGGCAAAGGAGCTTTTTTGCAGGATCGGTGGCTTATCAAAATTAAAGCTGAAGCAAGCCGTTTAAGGAGAATTAAGGCGATCGAGGAAAAGGTCGGTATTGAACATAAGGCATATGATTTCTGGAAGCATGGTGAATATACCGATCTCCTTCTGGGCTGGAAGAGAAAGCCAGGAGATGTTGATGAGTCTGCATGTATGCATGAGGGTGAAAAGTGTCTTGGAGAGTAA
- a CDS encoding Gfo/Idh/MocA family oxidoreductase, with protein MSKLIVAVVGVGHLGKEHARVYTELPGVELYGVVDINGEQAEKIARECSTRCFNSYKEIINKVSAVSIAVPTKSHFEIAKNFLQHGVHVMIEKPMTGTVDEAKELIRIGKINKSILQAGYIERFNPAFVAIKKLSINPRFIECHRLSPFTFRSADIGVVLDMMIHDIDILLHVTGSTVKKFDAVGVNVISDKEDIANARIQFQNGCVANVTASRVSLTPMRKMRLFSEDSYISIDYQKRDALIYKKSPKLTLKSLDLPNKEASTLADLRGYAFGDLLKIEHVKMGDYDEPLKKELESFVDCIVAQKEPAVSGEEGLRAIEVANDILSEIKKNLKNAHS; from the coding sequence ATGAGTAAACTAATTGTTGCTGTTGTTGGCGTTGGGCATCTGGGGAAAGAACATGCAAGGGTATATACTGAGTTGCCTGGAGTAGAGTTGTATGGGGTGGTAGATATAAACGGTGAACAGGCAGAAAAAATTGCACGGGAATGTAGTACGCGGTGTTTCAACAGTTATAAGGAGATAATAAATAAAGTTTCTGCGGTAAGCATTGCGGTGCCAACAAAATCGCATTTCGAAATTGCAAAAAACTTCCTTCAACACGGTGTCCATGTAATGATTGAGAAACCTATGACAGGAACGGTGGATGAGGCAAAAGAACTGATAAGAATTGGTAAAATAAATAAAAGTATTTTACAGGCAGGATATATCGAGAGATTTAATCCTGCATTTGTTGCGATAAAAAAACTTTCCATTAATCCGAGGTTTATTGAGTGCCACCGCTTAAGCCCGTTTACTTTCCGTTCTGCAGATATTGGTGTTGTATTGGATATGATGATACATGATATTGACATTTTATTACATGTGACAGGTTCTACTGTAAAAAAATTCGATGCCGTTGGTGTAAATGTTATTTCTGACAAGGAAGATATCGCAAATGCCAGGATTCAATTTCAAAACGGATGTGTGGCGAATGTGACTGCCAGTCGGGTTTCACTTACTCCAATGCGTAAAATGAGATTATTTTCTGAGGACTCTTATATTTCTATTGATTATCAAAAAAGAGATGCTTTGATATATAAGAAATCACCTAAGCTGACGTTAAAGTCGTTAGACCTTCCAAATAAAGAGGCTTCTACTCTTGCTGATTTAAGGGGATATGCCTTTGGTGACTTATTAAAAATAGAACACGTAAAGATGGGGGACTATGACGAACCTCTCAAAAAAGAGTTGGAATCATTTGTCGATTGTATTGTTGCACAGAAAGAACCTGCTGTTTCCGGAGAGGAAGGTTTGAGGGCTATTGAAGTCGCGAATGATATATTATCTGAAATAAAAAAAAACCTCAAAAATGCCCATTCGTAA
- the lgt gene encoding prolipoprotein diacylglyceryl transferase — translation MRKILFEIPLPVIQKSIPVYAYGFMLMVAFFFAILIARWRAKKEGVAPDKITDLGIYLVCAGIVGARVFFVLQFFHEYKNDLLGIFKVYEGGLVYFGGLFAAIITLFVYAKKNHLPVLKIIDIVAPSTALGLAIGRIGCFMNGCCFGKVALHLPWGICFPKTYDKTGMVDGSPAFLYQCNQGLIHLSDVKTLPVHPAQLYAFLSNLALFFILNLFFAYRKKNGEVVLLFGMLYAVIRYSMESLRGDNPLYFNLLTIAQIISIIVFIISSFLFVLLRFKADSGAFPGKRWASEI, via the coding sequence ATGAGAAAGATTCTATTCGAAATCCCTCTCCCTGTTATTCAAAAAAGCATACCCGTGTATGCGTATGGTTTTATGTTGATGGTTGCTTTTTTCTTTGCCATTCTCATTGCACGTTGGAGAGCAAAGAAAGAAGGGGTAGCTCCTGATAAGATTACGGATCTTGGTATATATCTTGTGTGTGCAGGGATCGTAGGAGCAAGGGTCTTTTTTGTCCTTCAGTTTTTTCATGAATACAAAAACGACCTTTTAGGTATTTTTAAAGTGTATGAAGGGGGTTTGGTTTATTTTGGAGGATTGTTTGCCGCCATCATTACTTTGTTTGTATACGCAAAGAAGAATCATCTGCCGGTCCTTAAGATAATTGACATTGTTGCTCCCTCTACTGCATTAGGGCTTGCTATTGGTCGTATCGGTTGTTTTATGAATGGCTGTTGTTTCGGGAAGGTTGCATTGCATCTTCCTTGGGGAATTTGCTTTCCGAAAACCTATGATAAAACAGGCATGGTAGATGGCAGTCCGGCTTTTCTCTATCAATGCAATCAAGGGTTGATACATCTCTCGGATGTGAAGACGCTTCCTGTTCACCCCGCACAGCTTTATGCTTTTCTTTCTAATCTTGCGCTGTTCTTTATCCTGAATTTGTTTTTTGCGTATCGGAAAAAAAATGGAGAGGTGGTGTTGCTCTTTGGGATGCTGTATGCTGTTATTCGATATAGTATGGAATCATTGAGAGGAGATAATCCTCTGTATTTTAATCTGCTTACCATAGCGCAAATCATTAGCATAATCGTATTTATCATTTCATCTTTCCTCTTTGTTCTCTTGCGGTTTAAAGCAGATAGCGGCGCTTTTCCGGGAAAGAGATGGGCATCGGAAATCTGA
- a CDS encoding cupin domain-containing protein — protein sequence MELINIQEKVKFNKEQFIPNILYASPKVKMPLICMESGQEIPPHGGPSVGIFYVKEGKGVFTLDDQKIDMEKGTVIIAPVGSSRGMKCVEKMCVLAVSTG from the coding sequence TTGGAGTTAATAAATATTCAGGAAAAGGTGAAGTTTAATAAGGAACAGTTTATTCCAAACATCCTTTATGCTTCGCCAAAAGTTAAAATGCCATTAATTTGTATGGAGTCTGGCCAGGAAATTCCTCCTCATGGTGGGCCAAGTGTAGGTATTTTTTATGTAAAAGAAGGGAAAGGGGTTTTTACCCTTGATGATCAAAAGATCGATATGGAAAAAGGAACGGTTATTATTGCGCCTGTTGGATCATCAAGGGGAATGAAATGTGTTGAGAAAATGTGTGTTTTAGCGGTTAGCACGGGATGA
- a CDS encoding DUF2249 domain-containing protein, translating to MENIQPIVLDVRDILPRERHPKIFNTFDGLKAGEMMVLINDHDPKPLKYQLDAERSGQMHWVYVEQGPEVWKVEITKK from the coding sequence ATGGAGAATATACAACCGATTGTATTGGATGTAAGGGATATTTTGCCCAGAGAGAGACATCCGAAGATATTTAATACGTTTGACGGCCTGAAAGCGGGAGAGATGATGGTGCTGATCAATGACCATGATCCTAAACCTTTGAAATATCAGTTGGACGCGGAGCGTTCCGGGCAGATGCATTGGGTTTATGTTGAGCAGGGACCAGAAGTCTGGAAGGTAGAAATAACGAAAAAGTAG
- a CDS encoding radical SAM protein, with protein MESFDLLRIDAEIQGGKVVGKAGGKLGSLLQPSVDQFFDKINSLKVIAKMDGMHVYNLYNPPFPSQAGMRFLERKLRMMFYKMAFPVTANLAITHKCQCQCIHCSADPFIDYSKKELTVEEVKTVVDGALDLGASLIIYVGGEPLLREDLYDFIQYVDKTKAITMIFTNGLLLSEENVQKLARAGLFSLNVSIDSSEPELHNTFRAVPDCYQKAFEGAERCRKAGILTGISTYATTESIKTGKVEKLLKIAQDQGFSEVTIFDCIPSGRFLKDTSKILTAEDRKQLIALTKKYHEMDHPMGINCMSIINSPRGVGCYGAQSQFYMTAYGDINPCDFNPVNFGNIRDMSIQEIWKKMVTHPDFSKRYPSCRMQSKSYRKKYIDPLPKNVKLPVNIEDIAPIESVQHEPGLAVVS; from the coding sequence ATGGAATCATTTGATCTTTTGCGTATTGATGCTGAAATTCAGGGAGGCAAAGTTGTTGGCAAAGCAGGTGGAAAGCTGGGCTCACTGTTGCAGCCATCTGTAGACCAATTTTTTGATAAAATTAATTCTCTGAAAGTTATCGCTAAAATGGATGGAATGCATGTCTATAATCTTTACAATCCACCCTTTCCTAGTCAGGCGGGAATGAGATTTCTGGAAAGAAAGTTGAGAATGATGTTCTATAAGATGGCATTTCCTGTTACCGCAAATCTTGCAATAACACACAAGTGTCAGTGCCAATGTATCCATTGCAGCGCAGACCCGTTTATTGACTATAGCAAGAAAGAACTTACGGTAGAAGAAGTAAAGACGGTGGTGGACGGGGCGCTTGACCTTGGCGCCAGCTTGATAATTTATGTGGGTGGAGAGCCCCTGCTTCGTGAAGATCTGTATGATTTTATTCAATATGTGGATAAGACGAAGGCCATTACAATGATTTTTACAAACGGATTGCTTCTCTCGGAAGAAAATGTGCAAAAGCTCGCCCGTGCGGGATTGTTTTCTTTAAATGTTTCCATAGATAGCAGTGAACCTGAATTGCACAATACCTTTAGAGCGGTTCCTGATTGTTATCAAAAGGCATTTGAAGGGGCGGAACGTTGCCGGAAGGCCGGCATTTTGACAGGAATATCTACGTATGCAACCACGGAAAGTATTAAGACGGGAAAGGTTGAAAAGCTTCTGAAAATTGCACAGGATCAAGGATTTTCGGAAGTAACGATATTCGATTGTATTCCATCCGGACGGTTCTTGAAAGACACCTCAAAAATATTAACGGCGGAAGATCGGAAACAACTAATAGCGCTCACAAAAAAATATCATGAAATGGATCATCCCATGGGGATAAATTGTATGTCTATCATTAATTCACCAAGAGGAGTGGGGTGTTATGGGGCGCAGTCGCAATTCTACATGACAGCCTACGGTGATATTAATCCTTGCGATTTTAACCCTGTCAATTTTGGAAATATACGCGATATGTCGATACAGGAAATTTGGAAAAAAATGGTCACGCACCCGGATTTTAGCAAGAGGTATCCCAGCTGCCGTATGCAAAGTAAGTCCTATAGAAAGAAGTATATTGATCCTCTGCCGAAAAATGTAAAACTACCGGTAAATATAGAGGATATTGCACCTATAGAATCCGTGCAGCATGAACCAGGCCTAGCCGTGGTAAGTTGA
- the hflX gene encoding GTPase HflX, whose product MKLKEAAFSVKTERAILFKVVLYGDKSCEENPLEELQRLAETAGAKVIHKVIQKRIDKDPLYYIGKGKISELSHAARELNADILICDEDLTPAQVKNLEKILNKNVIDRSELILDIFATRAKTHQAKLQVELAQLEYTKPRLKRMWTHLSRIEGGIGTRGPGEKQLEVDNRIVSRKIQDLKQKLREIEKRQHRLVRSRKECFTVSIVGYTNAGKSTLMNALTNIGTFVEDKLFATLDTKTSICKLGAAQKILISDTVGFIQNLPHHLVFSFKATLEEARHADLLLHVVDTSSPDALKQIEAVDIVLKELGCEKTPTLMLFNKIDAVKDLSIVPLLQNRYRDSIMISAKTRQGLQEVKEKIAAVLERNFVEIELSCNQSSGKLIAYLHEHARILSNTFVEQKALYRLLIDERLLQKLHMLDNDIQIKGTAGRIKNEIQK is encoded by the coding sequence TTGAAATTAAAAGAAGCTGCATTTAGCGTAAAAACCGAGCGTGCCATCCTATTCAAAGTAGTTTTATATGGGGATAAGAGTTGTGAAGAAAACCCTCTGGAAGAGCTTCAAAGATTAGCCGAAACGGCTGGGGCAAAGGTAATCCACAAGGTCATTCAAAAGAGAATAGACAAGGACCCTCTCTATTATATTGGCAAGGGAAAGATCAGCGAGCTATCCCATGCGGCACGTGAACTGAATGCGGATATACTTATTTGCGATGAGGACCTCACCCCTGCACAGGTAAAAAATCTGGAGAAAATACTCAACAAAAACGTAATAGACAGGAGTGAGCTCATCTTGGACATATTTGCGACCCGTGCAAAGACTCATCAGGCAAAACTCCAGGTGGAATTAGCTCAATTGGAATATACAAAACCACGCTTAAAGAGAATGTGGACACACCTTTCCAGGATTGAAGGCGGTATAGGCACACGGGGGCCGGGAGAAAAGCAATTGGAAGTAGACAACCGTATCGTATCAAGAAAAATCCAGGATCTTAAGCAAAAATTACGAGAAATCGAAAAACGGCAGCATCGGTTGGTTCGTTCCCGCAAAGAATGTTTTACGGTATCAATCGTGGGTTACACAAATGCCGGAAAATCCACGCTCATGAATGCCTTAACAAATATCGGTACGTTCGTCGAAGATAAACTCTTTGCTACACTTGATACGAAAACAAGTATTTGTAAATTAGGCGCTGCTCAAAAAATTTTGATCAGTGACACGGTAGGGTTTATACAGAACCTACCCCATCATCTTGTCTTTTCTTTCAAAGCAACCCTGGAAGAAGCCCGGCACGCCGACCTTTTGCTTCATGTCGTTGACACAAGCTCCCCGGATGCCCTTAAGCAAATTGAAGCGGTGGACATCGTCCTGAAAGAACTGGGTTGCGAAAAAACACCGACTCTCATGTTATTTAACAAAATAGATGCGGTAAAGGATTTATCTATTGTCCCTTTGCTTCAGAATCGTTACAGGGATAGCATCATGATATCTGCAAAAACACGTCAAGGCCTGCAAGAAGTAAAAGAAAAGATTGCCGCAGTACTTGAGCGAAATTTTGTAGAAATAGAACTTTCCTGCAACCAGAGTAGCGGAAAATTAATTGCCTATCTGCATGAACACGCACGAATTTTAAGTAATACCTTCGTTGAGCAGAAAGCGCTGTATCGATTATTGATAGACGAACGACTCCTTCAGAAATTGCATATGCTGGACAATGATATACAAATAAAAGGAACTGCCGGCAGAATCAAAAACGAGATACAGAAATGA
- a CDS encoding aspartate 1-decarboxylase: protein MLREMCKSKIHAAAVTETNLTYNGSITIDAALLESVDILPYERVQVLNINNGTRVETYVIEGQKGSGVICLNGAAARWAQPGDRVIIISYCLVEDKDARDWKPKIILVDGNNTFVKNLPI, encoded by the coding sequence ATGCTACGTGAGATGTGTAAATCAAAAATTCATGCCGCAGCAGTAACCGAAACGAATCTTACCTATAATGGCAGCATAACGATTGATGCAGCGCTTCTTGAGTCTGTAGACATCCTGCCGTATGAGAGAGTTCAAGTGTTGAATATAAATAATGGCACTCGGGTGGAAACGTATGTTATTGAAGGGCAAAAAGGTTCGGGTGTCATCTGCCTAAATGGTGCCGCGGCTCGATGGGCACAGCCTGGAGACCGGGTCATTATTATATCTTACTGTCTCGTGGAAGATAAAGACGCAAGGGATTGGAAGCCAAAGATTATTCTTGTTGATGGAAACAATACGTTTGTTAAAAATCTTCCGATATGA
- a CDS encoding DUF1858 domain-containing protein produces MGNEILITKKMSTGEVTKKYPATKAVFTKYFGKGCFDCPSFGTEDINLACMMHNTDVEMFVKELNDAAKEETTNVS; encoded by the coding sequence ATGGGTAATGAAATTCTTATTACAAAGAAAATGAGCACGGGGGAGGTAACCAAGAAATACCCCGCAACGAAGGCGGTATTTACCAAGTATTTTGGGAAGGGGTGTTTTGACTGTCCTTCTTTTGGTACCGAGGATATTAATCTTGCTTGTATGATGCACAATACCGATGTTGAGATGTTTGTTAAAGAGTTAAATGATGCGGCAAAGGAAGAAACAACAAATGTTTCGTAG
- a CDS encoding cytochrome c produces MKKNHFFLGMIVFSILLSYGCDSKSTVLSDKGGIWEVYDRECVKCHKVNGRSSFIGRLLFKVPDFTDTKWQDNASDSRLIIHVANGLRKMPGFKGKLKDDEIVDLVKICVRSYYPPLE; encoded by the coding sequence ATGAAAAAAAACCACTTTTTTTTAGGTATGATTGTTTTCAGTATTTTACTGTCATATGGATGCGATTCTAAAAGCACGGTATTGTCAGATAAAGGAGGTATCTGGGAGGTCTATGACCGGGAGTGCGTCAAGTGTCATAAGGTTAACGGCAGGAGCAGTTTTATAGGGAGGTTGCTTTTTAAAGTACCTGACTTTACGGATACAAAATGGCAGGACAATGCCTCTGATTCCAGATTGATTATTCATGTTGCTAATGGTTTAAGAAAAATGCCTGGTTTCAAGGGTAAGCTGAAGGATGATGAAATTGTAGATCTTGTAAAGATTTGTGTGAGAAGTTATTATCCTCCGTTAGAGTAA
- a CDS encoding acetate--CoA ligase family protein: MSKAIDITYSIIKKALLQKRNALLDTEAKELIGQFGIVSPKHVLTTSFSDAEKAALSIGYPVALKIVSPDIIHKTDAGGVMLNIHNEEELHVSYDKILSVVKNKARNAEIYGVLLEKMEMPSTEVIIGGIRDPQFGPAVMFGMGGVFVEIFNDISFRIAPVEEYEAIDMIHEVKGVKLLCGFRNIEALDISTVAKTIMQVSEIMITIEEINEIDLNPVFVYPKGVKAVDARIILRKS; this comes from the coding sequence GTGAGTAAAGCTATAGATATCACATATAGTATTATAAAAAAGGCTCTTTTGCAAAAACGTAATGCTTTACTTGATACAGAAGCAAAAGAGTTGATTGGACAATTTGGGATAGTATCTCCAAAACATGTTTTAACCACTTCTTTTTCTGATGCGGAAAAAGCTGCTCTGTCTATTGGCTACCCGGTGGCGCTCAAGATTGTGTCTCCTGACATTATCCATAAAACTGACGCTGGAGGGGTAATGCTAAACATACACAATGAAGAAGAATTACACGTCTCTTACGATAAAATTTTATCAGTAGTAAAAAACAAAGCACGCAATGCAGAGATATACGGAGTTCTTTTAGAAAAAATGGAGATGCCTTCTACAGAAGTAATTATTGGAGGGATAAGAGACCCACAATTCGGCCCTGCTGTAATGTTTGGAATGGGAGGTGTTTTTGTTGAAATATTTAATGATATTTCTTTTCGAATTGCACCTGTTGAAGAATATGAGGCAATCGACATGATTCACGAGGTAAAAGGGGTAAAGCTTTTGTGTGGTTTCAGAAATATTGAGGCACTTGATATCTCTACAGTGGCAAAGACAATCATGCAGGTATCAGAGATTATGATCACTATCGAGGAAATAAATGAAATAGATCTGAACCCTGTATTTGTCTATCCAAAAGGGGTGAAAGCTGTAGACGCACGAATTATACTACGAAAATCCTGA